The following are encoded together in the Panicum virgatum strain AP13 chromosome 6K, P.virgatum_v5, whole genome shotgun sequence genome:
- the LOC120712966 gene encoding uncharacterized protein YciO-like — translation MAAADPAAAASFRRAAGPSPLRLPLPRAPPPAPGRLRVSSTVVALHKRNPKRLKYAAERQFKRGDAGMLRVKVEPSGEDFWKLDPVIELINRGAVGVIPTDTIYSIVCDLSNNESIERLRRVKGIGDSKPLSILCRSLRDIDTYTTGFPRGTNQGQPNIFRAVKRLIPGPYTFILPATKQFPKQCIRHGSSTRYAKRRQVGVRIPDDPICQAILQNLDEPLICTSVKYLSEDEWILDPVIIADLYEPLGLDFIVDGGPRIADPSTVVDMTGTDPTIIRQGKGPKLDWMVAEDEEEAQSKFAFKAA, via the exons ATGGCCGCtgccgaccccgccgccgcggcctccttccGCCGCGCGGCCGGCCCCTCCCCGCTCCGGCTCCCTTTACCACGGGCCCCTCCGCCCGCACCCGGTCGCctccgcgtctcctccaccgtcgTCGCTCTCCACAAGCGCAACCCCAAGCGGCTCAAGTACGCCGCCGAGCGCCAGTTCAAG AGAGGGGACGCCGGGATGCTGCGGGTGAAGGTGGAGCCCTCCGGCGAGGACTTCTGGAAGCTGGACCCGGTTATCGAACTCATCAATCGCGGCGCCGTCGGGGTGATCCCTACTGACACCAT CTACTCCATCGTCTGTGATCTGAGTAACAATGAATCTATTGAGCGCCTTCGCAG AGTGAAAGGCATTGGAGACTCAAAG CCTCTCAGCATCCTGTGTCGCTCATTACGTGATATCGATACCTACACAACAGGATTTCCTCGAGGTACCAACCAAGGGCAACCTAACATTTTCCGTGCTGTCAAGCGTTTAATACCTGGGCCT TACACCTTTATTTTACCTGCAACCAAGCAATTTCCCAAACAATGCATTAGGCATGGTTCTTCCACTAGGTATGCAAAAAGGAGACAGGTTGGCGTCCGAATTCCAGATGATCCCATCTGCCAGGCAATATTGCAAAATTTGGATGAACCTTTGATCTGCACAAG TGTCAAATATCTATCAGAGGATGAATGGATACTTGACCCAGTAATCATTGCCGATCTTTATGAGCCACTG GGCCTTGATTTCATTGTTGATGGTGGTCCTAGAATTGCTGATCCTTCTACTGTGGTAGATATGACAGGAACAGACCCTACTATAATTCGTCAGGGAAAG GGTCCAAAGCTGGATTGGATGGTCGcagaagatgaagaggaggcacAATCAAAGTTCGCTTTTAAAGCGGCTTGA